A single region of the bacterium HR34 genome encodes:
- the ligB gene encoding DNA ligase B: MKNKETSFLELAQVFELLEKTSSSLEMRDILAKFLAKIAPKEVQITAYLLQGKLGPDYKNIEFGLAEKLVLRAITGDDASFKKLSEEEFKKTGDLGIVAKLIREKIEDKPKNLSIEDVYNKLFQIASFSGTGSQDNKLRHLFLLIRQVSPIEAKYIIRIVLGTLRLGVAEMTFIYALSKGFTGTYANKEKIEHAFNVVSDLGEISFILAKEGLKAIENIKPEPGVPIRMMLAQRVADIEEIKKHIPQDMIVEYKYDGERVQAHMKSREEVFLYSRRHENITHQFPEIVKNLKETFKGKNVIVEGEIVAYDKEKDELLPFQELMKRRRKYEISLFAEKIPTKIFLFDIIYKNNKSLLGIELETRKDILKESFNKNEIIDFSKFIKTNDISDVENFFDEAIDYGAEGVMVKNAEGIYQAGTRGWLWIKFKKDYVKGLADTFDLVVIGGEYGTGRRAGTYGSLMVAAFDPETNKYYSFTKVGAGFTDEDLKNIPEILDKYKIKDKHRLVSTNMEVDVWFEPQVVMEVSGAELTISPVHTVAQDKIKTGGLALRFPRFIRWRDDKSPEQATTVQEIYDIYKRTVLKKIN; encoded by the coding sequence ATGAAAAACAAGGAAACCTCTTTTTTAGAATTGGCGCAAGTTTTTGAACTTTTAGAAAAAACTTCCTCAAGTTTAGAGATGAGAGATATTCTGGCAAAATTTTTGGCAAAAATCGCTCCAAAAGAAGTTCAGATTACAGCATATTTATTGCAAGGTAAACTTGGACCTGATTATAAAAACATAGAATTTGGTTTAGCAGAAAAACTTGTTTTAAGAGCAATAACAGGAGACGATGCTTCTTTCAAAAAATTATCAGAGGAAGAGTTTAAAAAGACAGGCGACTTGGGTATTGTTGCAAAATTGATAAGAGAGAAAATTGAAGACAAACCTAAAAATTTATCAATAGAAGATGTTTACAACAAATTATTCCAAATAGCGTCTTTTTCAGGCACTGGCTCTCAGGATAATAAATTAAGACATCTTTTTTTGTTAATAAGACAAGTAAGCCCAATTGAAGCAAAATACATTATAAGAATAGTTTTGGGAACATTGCGTCTTGGTGTTGCTGAAATGACTTTTATTTATGCCCTTTCAAAGGGCTTTACAGGAACTTATGCTAACAAAGAAAAAATAGAACATGCCTTTAATGTGGTTTCTGATTTGGGAGAAATATCTTTTATTTTGGCAAAAGAGGGTTTAAAGGCAATAGAAAATATAAAACCAGAACCTGGAGTGCCAATTAGAATGATGTTAGCCCAAAGGGTTGCTGATATTGAAGAAATAAAAAAGCATATACCACAAGATATGATAGTTGAGTATAAATACGATGGAGAAAGAGTACAAGCGCACATGAAGAGTAGAGAAGAAGTTTTTTTGTATTCTAGAAGGCATGAGAACATAACTCACCAATTTCCAGAAATTGTTAAAAATCTTAAGGAAACTTTTAAAGGCAAAAATGTTATTGTTGAAGGAGAGATTGTTGCTTATGATAAAGAAAAAGACGAACTTTTGCCTTTCCAAGAATTAATGAAAAGAAGAAGAAAATATGAAATATCTCTTTTTGCAGAAAAAATACCAACTAAAATATTTTTGTTTGACATAATTTACAAAAACAACAAATCTCTTTTAGGCATCGAGTTAGAAACAAGAAAAGATATTTTAAAAGAAAGTTTTAATAAAAATGAGATTATCGATTTCTCAAAGTTTATAAAAACAAATGATATTTCTGATGTAGAAAATTTTTTTGATGAAGCAATAGATTATGGAGCAGAAGGTGTAATGGTAAAAAACGCAGAAGGAATATATCAAGCAGGAACAAGAGGCTGGCTTTGGATAAAATTTAAAAAAGATTATGTTAAAGGGTTGGCTGACACCTTTGATTTAGTTGTTATTGGAGGAGAGTATGGAACTGGTAGGCGCGCTGGAACTTATGGGTCCTTGATGGTTGCTGCTTTCGATCCAGAAACAAACAAATATTATTCTTTTACAAAGGTTGGAGCAGGATTTACAGACGAAGATCTAAAAAACATTCCAGAAATTTTAGATAAATATAAAATAAAAGATAAACACAGACTAGTTTCAACAAATATGGAGGTTGATGTTTGGTTTGAGCCACAGGTTGTAATGGAGGTGTCTGGCGCAGAATTAACAATTTCTCCTGTTCATACAGTGGCGCAAGATAAAATAAAAACAGGAGGTCTTGCTTTGCGTTTCCCAAGGTTTATCAGATGGCGAGACGATAAAAGCCCTGAGCAAGCAACTACCGTTCAAGAGATTTACGATATTTACAAGAGAACCGTTCTTAAAAAAATAAACTAA